The Georgenia sp. TF02-10 genome window below encodes:
- a CDS encoding VOC family protein: protein MTRLLPAGEVQARPGLQEWRVVGPRLVGTFRTGSLARGIELARRIGDVAEELDHHPDLDLRYHRVHVSLITYAAGGLTERDVALGERISTIARELGLRPEPHRCTAVEIAVDALDIAAVLPFWQAVLGYKRFAPPGEEETSVDLVDPAGRGPALWFQQMDAPRPGRNRIHLDVHVPADHAPARVAAALAAGGHLVTDAHAPSWWVLADAEGNEACVCTWQEEPAG from the coding sequence ATGACACGGCTGCTGCCCGCCGGGGAGGTGCAGGCCCGCCCGGGCCTGCAGGAGTGGCGCGTGGTCGGCCCCCGCCTCGTCGGCACCTTCCGCACCGGCTCCCTCGCCCGCGGCATCGAGCTGGCGCGGCGCATCGGCGACGTCGCCGAGGAGCTCGACCACCACCCCGACCTGGACCTGCGCTACCACCGGGTGCACGTCTCGCTCATCACCTACGCCGCCGGCGGGCTCACCGAGCGGGACGTCGCGCTCGGCGAGCGCATCTCGACCATCGCCCGCGAGCTCGGCCTGCGGCCCGAGCCCCACCGGTGCACCGCCGTCGAGATCGCCGTCGACGCGCTCGACATCGCCGCCGTCCTGCCGTTCTGGCAGGCCGTGCTCGGCTACAAGCGGTTCGCCCCGCCCGGCGAGGAGGAGACCTCCGTCGACCTCGTCGACCCCGCCGGCCGCGGGCCCGCCCTGTGGTTCCAGCAGATGGATGCCCCCCGCCCCGGCCGCAACCGCATCCACCTCGACGTCCACGTCCCCGCCGACCACGCCCCGGCCCGGGTGGCCGCCGCGCTGGCCGCCGGCGGCCACCTGGTCACGGACGCGCACGCCCCGTCCTGGTGGGTGCTGGCCGACGCGGAGGGCAACGAGGCCTGCGTGTGCACCTGGC